The following are encoded in a window of Williamwhitmania taraxaci genomic DNA:
- a CDS encoding IS1 family transposase, protein MTIIEQIRELAKQLTEQERVTVMRELKNTDASLTAQLGEAKVCPHCSSSMIIKHSMFNGRQRSKCKTCGKTFTMLTGTPIHGLKKVSL, encoded by the coding sequence ATGACAATAATTGAACAAATCCGAGAACTCGCAAAACAGTTGACAGAACAAGAGCGCGTTACGGTAATGCGGGAGCTGAAAAATACGGATGCATCACTTACGGCTCAGCTGGGGGAGGCGAAAGTCTGCCCCCACTGCTCGAGCAGCATGATCATTAAGCACAGCATGTTCAATGGGAGGCAGCGCTCCAAGTGCAAAACGTGCGGCAAGACCTTTACTATGCTTACCGGAACGCCCATACACGGGTTGAAAAAGGTTTCACTT